The sequence CCAGGAAGGAGACGATCTCGGCGATCTCGGCGGGGTCTCCGGCGCGGCCGCGGGCGTTGGTGGCGTCCAGGGCGCCGACGTGCTCGCCGAGCATCGTCCGGGTGCCCTCGGTGTGCACGGGGCCCGGGGAGACGGTGTTGACGCGTACGCCGGCGGGGCCGAACTCGGTGGCCCAGTAGCGGGTGAGGATCTCCGCGCCGGCCTTCGAGGCGCCGTAGGCGGCACCGATGGGGGCGGGCAGGCGGGCCGCGCTGGAGCCGACCAGCACGATCGCACCGTGCCCGCGCCCGGCCATGCCCGGGGCCAGGGCGCCGACCAGGAGGAACGGGGCGCGGGTGTTGACCGCGATGTGCCGGTCGAAGCTTGCCGCGTCGGTCGCCGCGGTCGGGGCGAACTCGTACAGGCCCGCGTTGCTCACCAGGATGTCCACGGCGCCCGCCTCGGCGGCCAGGCGAAGCGTGTCCTCGGCGTCGGCGAGGTCGGCGGCGATGAAGCGGGCGGTGCCGCCCTCGGCCGCGATCTCCTTGACGAGGGCCTCGCCCCGGCCCTGGTTCCGTCCGTGCAGCACGACCTCGGCGCCCTGGCGGGCGAGGTTCTGTGCGACGGCCTTGCCGATCCCGGAGGTCGCCCCGGTCACGAGAGCGGTACGGCCCCGCAGAGCGGTGCTGGTGGTGGTGCTGATGGTGCTGGCCATCGTCGTCTTCCCTGCTGTGGGTGCCGATCCCGCGCCGGGCGGAATCGCGTCCGTGGCGGGCTTGCCCAATTCACTATGCCCCCCAGATGTTCTGCTCGCAAGAACATCTTGCCGTAAGCGCATGGTGGTAGCCTGCGCGGGTGAGCGCATCCATGTCCGAGAAGAAGCCGAGCGGCGGGAGCGCTGATCCGGCTCTCGACACCGACCTGGGCTGG is a genomic window of Streptomyces sp. SID8374 containing:
- a CDS encoding SDR family oxidoreductase, which codes for MASTISTTTSTALRGRTALVTGATSGIGKAVAQNLARQGAEVVLHGRNQGRGEALVKEIAAEGGTARFIAADLADAEDTLRLAAEAGAVDILVSNAGLYEFAPTAATDAASFDRHIAVNTRAPFLLVGALAPGMAGRGHGAIVLVGSSAARLPAPIGAAYGASKAGAEILTRYWATEFGPAGVRVNTVSPGPVHTEGTRTMLGEHVGALDATNARGRAGDPAEIAEIVSFLAGPASSYVNGAVLYADGGERSTLPA